The following proteins are encoded in a genomic region of Desulfosporosinus youngiae DSM 17734:
- a CDS encoding CBS domain-containing protein: MPDKKRVKELMVPVSPSSEYPVVYNTDTLRDAIKVLKNRTGECKEHRSIIVLKQEGTEVKLAGILTVRDILNAIKGKTINSDNNENFPVSWSGFYHKSSLGYSVSTKVADAIRPLVTEFVHSEQNVSDAIRIMMTKKINILPVFEGGKPIGIIRAIDILYYIEECL, translated from the coding sequence ATGCCAGATAAAAAAAGGGTTAAAGAGTTAATGGTTCCAGTTTCACCTTCATCTGAGTACCCAGTAGTCTATAATACTGACACCTTAAGAGATGCCATAAAGGTTCTAAAGAATCGTACGGGTGAGTGTAAAGAACATCGGTCCATTATCGTCCTAAAACAAGAAGGAACGGAAGTAAAACTTGCAGGTATATTAACTGTTCGGGATATACTTAATGCAATAAAAGGAAAAACTATAAATAGTGATAACAACGAGAATTTTCCAGTATCGTGGTCTGGGTTTTATCATAAAAGTTCTTTAGGTTATAGCGTTAGTACTAAGGTTGCAGATGCAATACGCCCGCTAGTAACAGAGTTTGTTCACTCAGAGCAAAACGTCTCTGATGCGATCCGTATAATGATGACGAAAAAGATTAATATACTACCCGTATTTGAAGGGGGTAAGCCGATAGGAATTATCCGGGCTATTGACATCCTATATTATATTGAGGAGTGTCTGTAA